A single region of the Streptococcus macedonicus ACA-DC 198 genome encodes:
- a CDS encoding Substrate-specific component MtsA of methionine-regulated ECF transporter: MKNNSIKTVVATGIGAALFVVIGLVINIPTFVPNTSIQLQYAVQALLSILFGPVVGFFVGFIGHALKDSIQYGPWWSWILASGIFGLVVGVAKSRLRIQEGIFEGKDILVFNVFQIVANIVSWGIIAPVLDIVIYSEPANKVFVQGLVAGIANSVTVAIAGTILLIVYARTQVKSGSLSKD, from the coding sequence ATGAAAAATAATTCGATTAAAACTGTTGTTGCAACTGGTATTGGTGCTGCTCTTTTTGTTGTAATTGGCTTGGTAATCAATATTCCAACCTTTGTACCAAATACGAGCATCCAGCTTCAATATGCTGTTCAGGCTCTTCTATCCATTCTTTTTGGTCCTGTTGTTGGATTCTTTGTTGGATTTATTGGTCATGCTCTTAAAGACTCTATTCAGTACGGTCCATGGTGGTCTTGGATTTTAGCTTCAGGTATATTTGGGCTTGTTGTGGGTGTAGCAAAAAGTCGTCTTCGTATCCAAGAAGGAATTTTTGAAGGCAAAGACATCCTTGTGTTCAATGTCTTCCAGATTGTGGCAAACATTGTTTCTTGGGGTATCATTGCTCCAGTACTAGACATCGTTATTTATAGCGAACCTGCTAATAAAGTTTTTGTACAAGGTTTAGTTGCGGGCATTGCAAATAGTGTTACTGTTGCTATTGCAGGTACGATTTTATTGATTGTGTATGCGAGAACACAAGTAAAATCTGGTAGCCTATCAAAAGACTAA
- a CDS encoding Rhodanese domain protein, Firmicutes subgroup: MSKDIRVLLYYKYVPIENAEAYAAEHLAFCKSIGLKGRILIADEGINGAVSGDYETTQKYMDYVHANPLFSDLWFKIDEENEQAFKKMFVRYKKEIVHLGLEDNGFDNDIDPLVTTGAYLSPKEFKEALLDEDTVVLDTRNDYEYDLGHFRGAIRPDIRNFRELPQWVRDNKEKFMDKRVVVYCTGGVRCEKFSGWMVREGYKNVGQLHGGIATYGKDPEVRGELWDGKMYVFDERIAVDVNHVNPVVAGKDWFDGTPCERYVNCGNPFCNRRILTSEENEHKYVRGCSAECRAHERNRYIVENGLTRQEWAERLEAIGESLAPVNA, from the coding sequence ATGTCAAAAGACATTCGTGTATTACTTTATTATAAATATGTCCCAATTGAAAATGCGGAAGCCTATGCTGCTGAGCATCTGGCTTTCTGTAAGTCTATCGGACTCAAAGGACGTATCTTGATTGCCGATGAGGGAATCAACGGTGCTGTTTCTGGTGATTATGAAACAACACAAAAATACATGGACTACGTTCATGCAAACCCATTGTTCAGCGATTTGTGGTTTAAGATTGACGAAGAAAATGAGCAAGCTTTCAAGAAAATGTTTGTTCGTTATAAAAAAGAAATTGTTCACCTTGGTTTGGAAGACAACGGCTTTGACAACGATATAGATCCACTTGTAACAACAGGTGCCTACTTGTCACCAAAAGAGTTCAAAGAAGCTCTCTTGGATGAAGATACAGTTGTTTTGGATACGCGTAATGACTACGAGTACGACCTTGGGCATTTCCGTGGTGCGATCCGCCCAGACATCCGCAACTTCCGTGAATTGCCACAATGGGTCCGTGATAACAAAGAGAAATTCATGGATAAGCGCGTAGTTGTATACTGTACTGGTGGTGTTCGCTGTGAGAAATTCTCGGGCTGGATGGTTCGTGAAGGGTACAAGAATGTCGGTCAGCTTCACGGTGGTATCGCAACTTATGGTAAAGACCCAGAAGTTCGTGGCGAATTGTGGGATGGTAAGATGTACGTCTTTGACGAGCGTATCGCGGTCGATGTTAACCATGTTAACCCAGTTGTCGCTGGTAAGGACTGGTTCGATGGCACACCATGTGAGCGCTATGTTAACTGTGGCAATCCATTCTGTAACCGTCGTATTTTGACATCGGAAGAGAATGAACACAAGTATGTTCGTGGCTGTTCAGCTGAATGTCGTGCTCATGAGCGTAACCGCTACATTGTTGAAAATGGTTTGACACGACAGGAATGGGCAGAACGATTGGAAGCAATCGGGGAGAGTTTGGCGCCTGTAAATGCTTAA
- a CDS encoding Duplicated ATPase component MtsB of energizing module of methionine-regulated ECF transporter has product MKKIIEFKDFTFKYQEQQEPTLKDIRLSIYQGEKVLIIGPSGSGKSTLGQCLNGIIPNIYKGEHSGSLILDGQEAFDLSVYDKSLLVSTVLQDTDGQFVGLSVAEDLAFALENDMESQQIMHQKIGEWAEKLSLTDLLAHRPQDLSGGQKQCVSLAGVLIDESPILLFDEPLANLDPKSGQDTIDLIDRLHRQEGTTTIIIEHRLEDVLYCHVDRVVLINDGQILFNGNPDQLLKTSLLQENGIREPLYISTLRALGYPIEDAEHLASVWEVDVASLTVGQLPALHFESESEEVLLETNHLHFSYPEKQVLKDINLTIHKGERLAIVGKNGAGKSTLAKALCGFIRPEGELLWKGRSIQDDSIKERAERIGYVLQNPNQMISQNMIFDEVALGLRLRGVDEEVVEQRVLNILEVCGLYPFRKWPISALSYGQKKRVTIASILVLNPEIILLDEPTAGQDQRHYREMMDFLDQLNAKGHTIVMITHDMQLMLDYSDRAVVVVDGQIIEDASPAEILSDVAVIEQASLKETSIFHLAERLRVNPLELTMCYMQEERRN; this is encoded by the coding sequence ATGAAAAAAATCATTGAATTTAAAGATTTTACATTTAAATATCAGGAACAGCAGGAGCCAACTTTAAAGGATATTCGACTATCCATTTATCAAGGGGAGAAAGTCTTAATCATTGGACCTTCTGGCTCCGGAAAGTCAACGTTAGGGCAGTGTCTCAATGGCATTATTCCCAACATTTATAAGGGAGAACACAGTGGGAGCCTGATTTTGGATGGTCAGGAGGCTTTTGATTTATCAGTTTATGATAAATCTTTACTAGTATCAACAGTACTTCAAGATACAGATGGACAGTTTGTTGGTTTGTCGGTTGCAGAAGATCTTGCCTTTGCCCTAGAAAATGATATGGAAAGTCAACAGATCATGCATCAAAAAATAGGGGAGTGGGCAGAAAAATTGTCACTTACAGACTTATTGGCCCATCGGCCACAAGATTTATCTGGAGGTCAAAAGCAATGTGTCAGTTTAGCTGGAGTGTTAATAGATGAGAGCCCTATTTTATTGTTTGATGAACCACTTGCTAATTTGGATCCTAAATCAGGTCAGGATACGATTGATTTGATTGACCGACTGCATCGACAAGAAGGCACCACAACGATTATTATTGAACATCGTTTAGAAGATGTCTTGTACTGTCATGTGGATCGGGTGGTATTGATAAATGATGGTCAAATTTTATTTAACGGAAACCCAGATCAATTATTGAAGACTTCCTTGTTACAAGAAAATGGGATACGTGAACCTCTCTATATTTCTACTCTTCGAGCGTTGGGTTATCCAATTGAAGACGCAGAGCATCTTGCTTCAGTATGGGAGGTTGATGTAGCATCCTTGACTGTTGGTCAACTACCAGCTTTGCATTTTGAAAGTGAGTCAGAGGAAGTATTATTAGAAACAAACCATCTACATTTTTCCTATCCAGAGAAGCAGGTGTTAAAAGATATTAACCTTACCATTCATAAGGGTGAGCGGTTGGCAATTGTCGGAAAGAATGGTGCTGGCAAATCTACCTTAGCCAAGGCACTCTGTGGCTTTATTCGGCCAGAGGGAGAACTTCTTTGGAAAGGTCGATCTATTCAGGATGATTCTATTAAAGAGCGTGCGGAGCGTATTGGATATGTTCTTCAAAATCCTAACCAGATGATAAGTCAAAATATGATTTTTGATGAGGTGGCACTTGGCCTCCGTTTGCGAGGAGTAGATGAGGAAGTAGTTGAACAGCGCGTTCTCAATATATTAGAAGTTTGTGGCTTATACCCTTTCCGTAAATGGCCTATATCGGCACTTTCCTATGGTCAGAAAAAAAGGGTGACGATTGCTTCTATCTTGGTTCTCAATCCGGAAATCATTCTACTGGATGAGCCGACAGCCGGGCAGGATCAGCGACATTATCGAGAAATGATGGATTTTTTGGATCAATTAAATGCTAAAGGGCATACCATTGTCATGATTACCCATGATATGCAACTCATGCTGGATTATTCAGATAGAGCAGTTGTAGTGGTGGATGGGCAGATTATTGAAGATGCTAGTCCGGCAGAAATATTATCAGATGTTGCTGTGATAGAACAGGCCAGTTTGAAAGAAACCTCTATATTCCATTTGGCAGAACGTCTTAGAGTGAATCCTTTAGAGTTGACGATGTGTTATATGCAAGAAGAGAGGAGGAACTGA